The Aquila chrysaetos chrysaetos chromosome 19, bAquChr1.4, whole genome shotgun sequence genome includes a region encoding these proteins:
- the MMP7 gene encoding matrilysin — MQYLLLCAAILLPKSLAFPAQLKTESWSNTDFENVKAYLDKFFPVLTKTRTLSLEERIKEMQRFFHLTVTGKLNAETEEIMKQPRCGVPDIEDYKTFPGNPRWKKTHLTYKIVNYTPDLPQKKVDDAIRRAFMVWSDVTPLQFQRVFNRHADIVIGFARREHGDGYPFDGRGNTLAHAFAPGEGLGGDAHFDDDERWSEFNREVNLFLVAAHEFGHSLGLAHSNDREALMYPIYSYVNPATFRLSEDDRRGIQKLYGRKSSNS, encoded by the exons ATGCAATACCTCCTACTTTGTGCTGCCATCCTCCTACCTAAGAGTCTTGCTTTTCCAGCACAACTTAAAACAGAATCATGGAGCAACACAGACTTTGAGAATGTAAAG gcATATCTTGATAAATTCTTTCCAGTTCTTACAAAAACACGAACCCTAAGCTTAGAAGAGAGgattaaagaaatgcagaggtTTTTCCAcctgactgtaactggaaaattaaatgcagaaacggaagaaataatgaaacagCCCAGATGTGGAGTCCCCGATATAGAAGATTACAAAACATTTCCTGGAAATCCAAGATGGAAAAAGACACATTTGACTTACAA GATTGTCAATTATACACCTGATCTACCCCAAAAGAAAGTGGATGATGCAATTAGAAGGGCTTTTATGGTATGGAGTGATGTGACTCCACTGCAGTTCCAAAGAGTATTCAACAGACACGCAGACATTGTGATTGGATTTGCACGTCGTG agCATGGTGATGGATATCCTTTTGATGGAAGAGGTAACACATTAGCTCATGCATTTGCACCTGGAGAAGGGCTTGGTGGAGATGCTCATTTTGATGATGATGAAAGGTGGTCAGAGTTCAACCGAG aagttAATTTGTTCCTTGTTGCTGCTCACGAATTTGGCCATTCTTTGGGACTCGCTCATTCAAATGACCGTGAAGCTCTGATGTACCCTATCTACTCATATGTGAACCCAGCAACCTTCAGACTTTCAGAGGATGATAGGCGAGGAATTCAGAAGTTATACG GGAGAAAGTCGTCAAACTCTTGA